In Caretta caretta isolate rCarCar2 unplaced genomic scaffold, rCarCar1.hap1 Scaffold_32, whole genome shotgun sequence, a single genomic region encodes these proteins:
- the LOC125637676 gene encoding LOW QUALITY PROTEIN: dual specificity protein phosphatase 14 (The sequence of the model RefSeq protein was modified relative to this genomic sequence to represent the inferred CDS: deleted 1 base in 1 codon): protein MYSEASTMNSGRPGSSGAAPPPRRSRPPGAGAVPALGGIAQISPCLYLCSGNAAANRQLVRARAVTCVVNATMELPNANWPEIDYVKVPVADLPHAPLALYFDSVADRIHQTGKRNGRTLVHCVAGVSRSASLCIAYLMKYHRLSLLDAHQWVRSRRPVVRPNAGFWRQLIPYEQQLFGKNTVRMVPSPLGPLPDVYESETRGLVPLWSYR from the exons ATGTACTCCGAGGCCTCCACCATGAATTCCGGACGCCCGGGTTCTTCCggcgcagccccccccccgcggcgAAGCCGGCCCCCGGGGGCTGGGGCGGTCCCGGCGCTGGGGGGCATCGCCCAGATCTCGCCCTGCCTCTACCTCTGCAGCGGCAACGCGGCCGCCAACCGGCAGCTGGTGCGGGCCCGGGCGGTGACCTGCGTGGTCAACGCCACCATGGAGCTCCCCAACGCCAACTGGCCCGAGATCGACTACGTCAAGGTGCCGGTGGCCGACCTGCCCCACGCCCCCCTGGCCCTCTACTTCGACTCGGTGGCCGACCGCATCCACCAGACGGGCAAGCGCAATGGGCGCACCCTGGTGCACTGCGTGGCGGGCGTGAGCCGCTCGGCCTCGCTCTGCATCGCCTACCTGATGAAGTACCACCGCCTCAGCCTGCTGGACGCCCACCAGTGGGTGCGGAGCCGGCGGCCCGTGGTGCGGCCCAACGCCGGCTTCTGGCGCCAGCTCATC CCTTACGAGCAGCAGCTCTTCGGCAAGAACACCGTGCGCATGGTGCCCTCGCCCCTCGGCCCGCTGCCCGACGTCTACGAGAGCGAGACCCGCGGCCTGGTGCCCCTCTGGAGCTACAGATAG
- the LOC125637675 gene encoding PAXIP1-associated glutamate-rich protein 1A isoform X1, whose amino-acid sequence MRTETVVPPHLNAWPRPAMEATTVEEGEVTSGMQSLAVEDALEPVPASAGEDGPAPEEVEERGQGEEAGWCVPCSDEELEAPEAWMPPPEEIRRLYEQIAAEGALPLQAEILPRRAPTPEPDSEEEERSDGQPESEEEEEEKPQVPTEFDFDDEPLTPKSSLIDRRRTPGGSRSQKREARLDKVLSDMKRHKKLEEQILRTGRDLFQLDREEAPSPQRPSGLFLHQRKY is encoded by the exons ATGCGTACTGAGACAGTAGTGCCTCCGCACTTGAATG CCTGGCCCCGTCCCGCCATGGAGGCCACAACAGTGGAGGAGGGCGAGGTGACCTCTGGGATGCAGTCCCTGGCGGTGGAGGATGCCCTGGAGCCAGTGCCGGCTTCAGCGGGAGAGGACGGGCCGGCGCCGGAAGAGGtggaggagcgggggcagggggaggaggctggGTGGTGTGTCCCCTGCAGCGACGAGGAGCTGGAGGCCCCAGAGGCCTGGATGCCGCCGCCCGAGGAGATCAGACGCCTCTACGAGCAGATCGCTGCCGAGGGCGCCCTGCCACTCCAGGCCGAGATCCTGCCCCGCAgggcccccacccccgagcccgacagcgaggaggaggagaggtCTGATGGGCAGCCCGAGagcgaagaggaggaggaggaaaa GCCCCAGGTCCCGACTGAGTTTGACTTTGACGATGAGCCTCTGACGCCCAAGAGCTCCCTGATTGATCGCAGGAGAACACCAG gcGGCTCGCGCAGCCAGAAGCGCGAGGCCCGGCTGGACAAGGTGTTGTCGGACATGAAGCGGCACAAGAAGCTGGAGGAGCAGATCCTGCGCACGGGCCGCGACCTCTTCCAGCTGGACCGGGAGGAGGCGCCATCCCCACAGCGCCCCTCGGGGCTCTTCCTGCACCAGCGCAAGTACTGA
- the LOC125637675 gene encoding PAXIP1-associated glutamate-rich protein 1A isoform X2, with amino-acid sequence MEATTVEEGEVTSGMQSLAVEDALEPVPASAGEDGPAPEEVEERGQGEEAGWCVPCSDEELEAPEAWMPPPEEIRRLYEQIAAEGALPLQAEILPRRAPTPEPDSEEEERSDGQPESEEEEEEKPQVPTEFDFDDEPLTPKSSLIDRRRTPGGSRSQKREARLDKVLSDMKRHKKLEEQILRTGRDLFQLDREEAPSPQRPSGLFLHQRKY; translated from the exons ATGGAGGCCACAACAGTGGAGGAGGGCGAGGTGACCTCTGGGATGCAGTCCCTGGCGGTGGAGGATGCCCTGGAGCCAGTGCCGGCTTCAGCGGGAGAGGACGGGCCGGCGCCGGAAGAGGtggaggagcgggggcagggggaggaggctggGTGGTGTGTCCCCTGCAGCGACGAGGAGCTGGAGGCCCCAGAGGCCTGGATGCCGCCGCCCGAGGAGATCAGACGCCTCTACGAGCAGATCGCTGCCGAGGGCGCCCTGCCACTCCAGGCCGAGATCCTGCCCCGCAgggcccccacccccgagcccgacagcgaggaggaggagaggtCTGATGGGCAGCCCGAGagcgaagaggaggaggaggaaaa GCCCCAGGTCCCGACTGAGTTTGACTTTGACGATGAGCCTCTGACGCCCAAGAGCTCCCTGATTGATCGCAGGAGAACACCAG gcGGCTCGCGCAGCCAGAAGCGCGAGGCCCGGCTGGACAAGGTGTTGTCGGACATGAAGCGGCACAAGAAGCTGGAGGAGCAGATCCTGCGCACGGGCCGCGACCTCTTCCAGCTGGACCGGGAGGAGGCGCCATCCCCACAGCGCCCCTCGGGGCTCTTCCTGCACCAGCGCAAGTACTGA